A single genomic interval of Vibrio maritimus harbors:
- the rbsB gene encoding ribose ABC transporter substrate-binding protein RbsB: MKKLATLISAAVLSASMSTAASAQDTMAIVVSTLNNPFFVTMKEGAEAKAKDLGYNLIVLDSQNDPSKELSNIEDLTVRGVKAILINPTDSDAVSNAIRMANRSNIPVLTLDRGASRGDVVSHIASDNVVGGEMAGHYIMEKVGEKAKVIQLEGIAGTSAARERGEGFMNAVKGSEMDLLASQPADFDRTKGLNVMENLLAANPDVQAVFAQNDEMALGALRAVQAAGKDVMIVGFDGTEDGMAAVKRGKLAATIAQQPDMIGALGVETADKVLKGEKVEEYIPVPLKVVAE; encoded by the coding sequence ATGAAAAAACTAGCCACTTTAATCTCTGCTGCCGTGCTATCTGCTTCTATGTCTACAGCTGCATCAGCACAAGACACGATGGCGATTGTTGTCTCTACGCTTAACAACCCGTTCTTCGTAACGATGAAAGAAGGTGCCGAAGCGAAAGCCAAGGATTTAGGTTACAACCTAATCGTTTTGGACTCGCAAAATGACCCAAGCAAAGAGCTATCAAACATCGAAGATCTGACGGTTCGTGGCGTTAAAGCAATTCTTATCAACCCAACTGATTCAGACGCAGTATCGAACGCTATCCGCATGGCAAACCGCTCGAACATCCCTGTACTGACGCTTGACCGTGGCGCGAGCCGTGGTGACGTGGTAAGTCATATCGCATCAGATAACGTAGTTGGTGGCGAAATGGCAGGTCACTACATCATGGAGAAAGTTGGTGAGAAGGCAAAAGTTATTCAACTAGAAGGTATCGCAGGTACGTCAGCAGCACGTGAGCGTGGTGAAGGTTTCATGAACGCAGTTAAAGGTTCAGAAATGGATCTACTTGCTAGCCAGCCAGCTGACTTCGACCGTACTAAAGGTCTGAACGTAATGGAAAACCTTCTAGCAGCAAACCCAGATGTACAAGCGGTATTCGCACAAAACGACGAAATGGCACTGGGTGCACTTCGTGCGGTTCAAGCAGCGGGTAAAGACGTGATGATCGTTGGCTTCGATGGCACTGAAGACGGCATGGCAGCGGTTAAACGCGGCAAGCTAGCAGCAACGATTGCACAGCAACCAGATATGATCGGTGCACTAGGTGTAGAGACTGCTGACAAAGTCTTGAAAGGCGAAAAAGTAGAAGAGTACATCCCAGTACCACTTAAAGTAGTAGCTGAGTAA
- the rbsK gene encoding ribokinase translates to MNKLIVLGSVNADHVLQVPSFPRPGETLHGGNYQVIPGGKGANQAVAAARLGGDTGFIACVGDDAFGINIREAFKSDGINIAGVQLEPGTPTGIAMIQVADSGENSICISAEANAKLTKARVEPHKGLLENANYLLMQLETPIEGIEYAAQVAKVAKTNVVLNPAPARALPDSLLSCVDVITPNETEAEVLTGITVTDDDSAQEAANALHRKGIEIVMITLGSKGVWLSQNGRGERIPGFKVEATDTTAAGDTFNGALVTGLIDGKPIEEAIVFAHAAAAISVTRFGAQTSIPTLNEVKEFLAQQA, encoded by the coding sequence ATGAATAAACTCATCGTGTTGGGTAGTGTGAATGCAGACCATGTACTGCAAGTTCCTTCTTTCCCTCGTCCAGGCGAAACATTGCATGGTGGAAACTATCAAGTCATCCCAGGTGGCAAAGGCGCTAACCAAGCGGTTGCTGCTGCAAGACTCGGCGGCGATACGGGTTTCATTGCTTGTGTGGGCGATGACGCTTTTGGTATCAATATTCGCGAAGCATTCAAATCTGATGGTATCAACATCGCGGGTGTTCAATTAGAGCCAGGCACACCGACTGGTATTGCCATGATTCAAGTAGCCGACAGTGGTGAAAACAGCATCTGTATTTCAGCAGAAGCAAATGCCAAGCTAACAAAAGCTCGTGTAGAGCCACATAAAGGTCTGCTAGAGAACGCGAATTACCTACTCATGCAGCTAGAAACGCCAATCGAAGGTATTGAATACGCAGCGCAAGTCGCTAAAGTAGCAAAGACCAACGTTGTGCTTAACCCTGCACCAGCTCGAGCTCTACCAGATTCTCTACTCTCTTGCGTTGATGTCATCACACCAAACGAAACCGAAGCCGAAGTCCTAACGGGCATTACCGTTACCGACGATGATTCTGCACAAGAAGCTGCAAACGCGCTTCACCGCAAGGGTATCGAAATCGTTATGATCACCCTTGGTTCAAAAGGCGTTTGGCTTAGCCAAAATGGTCGAGGTGAGCGTATCCCAGGCTTCAAAGTAGAGGCGACAGATACTACAGCGGCAGGTGACACCTTCAATGGCGCGCTAGTCACTGGTCTCATAGACGGAAAGCCTATCGAAGAAGCGATTGTGTTCGCCCACGCAGCGGCAGCGATTTCAGTGACTCGATTTGGCGCTCAGACTTCCATTCCTACCTTGAATGAAGTAAAAGAGTTTCTAGCTCAACAAGCTTAG
- a CDS encoding substrate-binding domain-containing protein encodes MATMKDIARLAGVSTSTVSHVINKTRFVSEEISERVNNAAKELNYAPSALARSLKMNRTRTIGMLVTTSTNPFFGEVVKGVERSCYHQNYNLILCNTEGDTERMKASIDTLLQKRVDGLILMCATLAGEKLDIFEQYPSVPVVVMDWGPMHFESDKIQDNSFLGGYLATKHLIENGHKEVGCITGPLNRHQALMRYEGYKKALKEHHLAINPDWIIESDFECDGGAKSLEALIERGPLPSSLFVCNDMMAMGALNIAHAKGIIVPNELSIIGYDDIHIAKYMTPSLTTIHQPKYRLGKAAVETLLAKIDKTDLAPDVVQLEPSLVIRDSVKTL; translated from the coding sequence ATGGCAACGATGAAGGACATAGCAAGGCTCGCGGGCGTTTCAACGTCGACCGTGAGTCATGTCATCAACAAAACACGATTCGTGAGTGAAGAGATTTCTGAGCGCGTGAACAACGCAGCGAAAGAGCTCAACTACGCACCATCTGCGTTGGCGCGTAGCCTCAAAATGAATCGTACACGAACAATTGGAATGTTAGTGACTACCTCAACCAACCCGTTTTTTGGAGAGGTAGTAAAAGGGGTCGAACGCAGCTGTTATCATCAAAACTACAACCTCATCCTTTGTAATACCGAAGGTGATACCGAGCGAATGAAAGCCTCTATCGACACTTTGCTTCAAAAGCGTGTGGATGGACTGATTTTGATGTGTGCGACACTAGCGGGTGAGAAGCTCGATATCTTTGAGCAGTATCCGTCAGTCCCAGTTGTGGTGATGGACTGGGGGCCAATGCATTTCGAAAGTGACAAGATCCAAGATAACTCCTTTCTGGGTGGATATCTTGCGACAAAACACTTAATCGAGAATGGTCATAAAGAAGTGGGTTGTATTACTGGTCCACTTAACCGTCATCAAGCCTTGATGCGTTATGAGGGATACAAGAAGGCGCTGAAAGAGCATCATCTTGCTATTAATCCAGACTGGATCATCGAATCAGACTTTGAGTGTGATGGTGGTGCTAAGTCGCTGGAAGCCTTGATTGAGCGTGGGCCTCTGCCTTCGTCACTATTTGTCTGTAATGACATGATGGCGATGGGGGCGCTCAATATTGCTCATGCTAAGGGAATTATCGTTCCCAATGAACTTTCGATCATTGGCTACGATGATATCCATATCGCGAAGTACATGACCCCGTCACTTACAACCATTCACCAGCCAAAGTATCGACTAGGTAAAGCAGCGGTAGAAACCCTACTTGCGAAGATCGATAAGACCGATCTTGCTCCTGATGTGGTTCAACTCGAGCCGTCATTAGTGATACGCGACAGCGTAAAAACGCTTTAG
- a CDS encoding multidrug effflux MFS transporter, with translation MTQGIRYKVILLACLIISVGQLSMGLVFPSLPWIAKDFNITLDEAQLLVGIYLLGFGPSQFLYGPISDAIGRKKVLLTGLVIALLGLVMIILMQNSFKGMVLGRFLQGVGTGCCAVLARASTRDQFSGADLPLAMSYIAMAASITPVIAPVLGGFINFHFGWSMVFVSLFSYVALAWVAIAILFKETVAEKSSIPSPKKMIIQYGELLRSSYFMSFASIGWLNFSLMITTVSVMPFIMQNQIGMNSDEYALWALIPALGMICGTTICNRVRPIIGSKKMLLWTPALHATAALWLLFCPLEPIYLMLGQLLMILGNGIALPCAQAMVMLPYKKQAGAAAALSGGGQMIVSSIVSMSLVQLGLSQPWHLSIVIAVFAVITLSNVIRGFKVAQPA, from the coding sequence ATGACTCAAGGAATTCGCTATAAAGTCATTCTTCTCGCCTGCCTGATCATCAGCGTTGGTCAACTTAGCATGGGCTTAGTCTTTCCCTCTCTGCCTTGGATAGCGAAAGATTTCAATATCACTCTAGATGAAGCACAGTTACTGGTGGGTATTTACCTTCTGGGCTTTGGACCTTCACAATTTTTATATGGCCCCATCTCTGACGCTATCGGTCGAAAAAAGGTATTGTTGACCGGCTTAGTTATCGCTCTCTTGGGTCTAGTGATGATCATCTTGATGCAAAACTCCTTCAAAGGCATGGTGCTTGGTCGATTCTTGCAAGGGGTGGGAACAGGTTGCTGCGCGGTACTTGCTAGGGCATCGACACGTGATCAGTTCAGCGGAGCGGATCTACCACTGGCTATGTCATACATTGCAATGGCAGCGTCGATTACGCCGGTTATTGCGCCTGTGCTTGGTGGATTTATCAACTTCCACTTCGGCTGGAGTATGGTTTTCGTGTCGCTGTTTAGTTATGTGGCACTGGCATGGGTTGCAATCGCAATTCTATTCAAAGAAACAGTGGCAGAGAAGTCATCCATACCCTCTCCTAAAAAGATGATTATTCAGTATGGAGAGCTTCTACGCTCAAGTTACTTTATGAGCTTTGCCAGTATCGGTTGGCTCAATTTTAGCTTGATGATCACTACAGTCTCCGTCATGCCGTTTATCATGCAAAATCAAATTGGAATGAATTCCGATGAGTATGCGCTGTGGGCGCTGATCCCTGCCCTCGGTATGATTTGTGGTACCACGATTTGTAACCGTGTTCGTCCAATCATCGGCAGCAAAAAGATGCTGTTGTGGACACCTGCTTTGCATGCCACCGCAGCCCTGTGGTTACTGTTCTGTCCGCTAGAGCCTATCTACCTCATGCTGGGGCAACTGCTTATGATCTTAGGGAATGGTATTGCGCTGCCTTGTGCACAAGCCATGGTGATGCTGCCTTATAAAAAACAAGCGGGCGCAGCAGCTGCATTATCAGGTGGTGGACAGATGATCGTCTCTTCGATTGTCAGTATGTCGCTGGTACAGCTTGGGTTGAGCCAACCGTGGCACCTGTCTATCGTCATTGCGGTATTCGCGGTGATTACGCTTAGCAATGTTATTAGAGGGTTCAAGGTGGCTCAGCCCGCTTAA
- a CDS encoding protein adenylyltransferase SelO, with protein sequence MSERAEKKSIKGITTIEEFAKAADYSLMMSLNRDPDSDGTGNDHNLRQVFTGHFVPVKPTPIADPIYITHSQSLFEELGLENALALTDEFRNVFSGQLSQAPEPMEKFGWATGYALSIYGTEYIEQCPFKTGNGYGDGRAMSIFEGVFNNKRWEMQLKGGGPTPYCRGADGRAVLRSSVREFLAQELMYSLGIPTTRSLCLFASQSETVDRPWYREGSHSENPDIMVSNPVAISTRVASSFLRVGQLELFGRRARSDAHPEAMRELEMIVDHAIEREYSDQIDPTLSAKEKLLTFAAAFRDRLTTLVTHWMRVGFCQGNFNSDNCAIGGFTLDFGPFGFVERFEPYYQPWTGGGRHFSFFNQPQAAEKNFESFCSALMPLIRDDSVALEQLGQIQDDFAQVMHDKLSEMWTAKLGLIEFDGDLLQELFKLMMMTHVDYTIFFRQLSHLPKTISELEPSFYTSPDEELMNQWSDWLTEWRRKLDTSISEQELSTQMQRVNPKYTWREWLVVPAYKQAELGEFGLIHELQDVFGEPYGEQSKEVEGKFYRLRPLELFDVGGVTHYSCSS encoded by the coding sequence ATGAGTGAACGAGCAGAGAAAAAGTCGATCAAAGGAATCACTACTATTGAAGAGTTTGCCAAAGCCGCAGACTACTCATTAATGATGTCGCTTAATCGCGACCCTGACTCTGATGGCACTGGAAATGACCATAATCTAAGGCAAGTATTTACAGGGCATTTTGTTCCAGTAAAACCAACACCTATTGCCGATCCTATCTACATTACTCACAGCCAATCACTATTTGAAGAACTTGGTTTAGAAAATGCATTAGCGCTAACAGATGAGTTCCGAAACGTTTTCTCGGGCCAGTTAAGCCAAGCACCTGAACCAATGGAAAAGTTTGGCTGGGCAACAGGATACGCGCTTTCTATCTACGGTACTGAGTACATTGAACAATGCCCATTCAAAACGGGTAACGGATACGGTGACGGACGCGCCATGTCTATCTTTGAAGGCGTCTTTAACAATAAGCGATGGGAGATGCAACTGAAAGGCGGCGGTCCAACTCCTTATTGTCGAGGCGCAGATGGACGCGCGGTACTTCGCTCTAGCGTGAGAGAGTTTCTTGCTCAAGAACTCATGTACAGCTTAGGTATTCCCACAACGCGCTCGCTTTGCTTGTTTGCCTCTCAGTCAGAAACGGTTGATAGACCTTGGTATCGTGAGGGTTCCCATTCTGAGAATCCAGATATCATGGTTTCCAACCCTGTGGCGATATCGACTCGTGTAGCATCGTCATTTCTAAGGGTAGGGCAGCTAGAGCTGTTTGGACGCAGAGCACGCAGCGACGCTCACCCCGAAGCGATGCGTGAACTGGAGATGATCGTCGATCACGCTATTGAGCGTGAGTATTCAGATCAAATCGATCCCACACTTTCTGCCAAAGAAAAGCTACTCACCTTTGCCGCGGCTTTTCGAGACAGACTCACAACGTTAGTGACCCACTGGATGCGCGTCGGATTCTGCCAAGGGAACTTCAATAGCGATAACTGTGCGATAGGCGGATTCACACTCGACTTCGGGCCGTTTGGTTTTGTTGAGCGCTTTGAACCCTATTACCAGCCTTGGACTGGCGGTGGTCGTCATTTTTCATTCTTCAACCAGCCTCAAGCTGCGGAGAAAAACTTCGAAAGCTTTTGCTCGGCATTAATGCCTTTGATTCGTGATGATTCGGTAGCGCTAGAACAGCTGGGCCAGATTCAAGATGATTTCGCACAAGTGATGCACGATAAACTGAGCGAAATGTGGACTGCAAAGCTAGGTCTTATAGAGTTCGACGGCGACCTTCTTCAAGAGCTGTTTAAACTCATGATGATGACTCATGTGGATTACACGATCTTCTTCCGCCAGTTATCCCACCTACCTAAAACCATATCTGAGCTTGAACCGAGTTTCTATACGTCTCCAGATGAGGAACTGATGAATCAATGGAGTGACTGGTTAACGGAGTGGAGAAGAAAGCTTGATACCTCTATCAGTGAGCAGGAACTATCAACGCAAATGCAGCGCGTGAACCCTAAGTATACTTGGCGTGAGTGGTTAGTTGTGCCAGCGTATAAACAAGCAGAGCTAGGGGAGTTTGGTTTGATTCATGAGTTACAAGATGTGTTTGGCGAACCTTATGGGGAGCAATCGAAAGAGGTTGAAGGGAAGTTTTATCGGTTGAGACCGTTGGAACTTTTTGATGTGGGTGGGGTGACGCATTATAGTTGTTCGTCGTAA
- a CDS encoding TetR/AcrR family transcriptional regulator, translated as MARISAEERAKKKLILDGLVLSIFLEEGWGAVTYDRLAKEFGVSKSSIQNYYPSSIMFATALQGKVLPMVLPLLNFSSEEKFVSSWICAYEDEQHHVFREVVEMLIDNILKDGTSPYSRGGALKLEEMLAKNTDESSAKRAMKTVFGEVIYRKMFS; from the coding sequence ATGGCGAGAATTTCTGCAGAGGAGAGAGCGAAGAAGAAACTGATCTTGGATGGGTTAGTTCTTTCAATTTTTCTTGAGGAAGGGTGGGGAGCTGTAACCTATGATAGGTTGGCTAAAGAGTTTGGTGTAAGCAAAAGTAGTATCCAGAATTATTACCCTTCGAGTATTATGTTCGCAACGGCCTTGCAGGGCAAGGTGTTACCGATGGTTCTCCCATTGTTGAACTTTTCATCGGAAGAGAAGTTTGTTTCATCTTGGATATGTGCTTATGAAGATGAACAGCATCATGTGTTTAGAGAAGTTGTTGAAATGTTGATAGATAATATTTTGAAAGATGGAACTAGTCCATATTCTCGAGGAGGGGCCTTGAAACTAGAGGAGATGCTTGCAAAAAACACAGATGAGAGCAGTGCGAAAAGAGCGATGAAAACCGTTTTTGGAGAAGTAATATATCGGAAAATGTTTTCTTAG